Proteins from a genomic interval of Cydia amplana chromosome 8, ilCydAmpl1.1, whole genome shotgun sequence:
- the LOC134650265 gene encoding uncharacterized protein LOC134650265: MKQSSSKLASRSNGYQSDDDTVRYKLNTEFFNNTNKVAIKPNKKQENVEPDDGIRYMFPKVLVKNLAIDKKPKQKIKVNFWSSKQSLNRMRKADAKKELNPRHTVAAPSHERLNDKPKNSAVKVRKRVSFLPSPLFSDNHVPMVTVPDDLTIHLNEEEANDLGEDLNQAITEQDAATKSKSSDMSKRKSHSLPTQTSPKGTKRKHSSDDSDGRSHGNENDLEFFSKYVVQKLRKMETNQRIYSENLINTVLMLGQLCKLNGKYKILEQ, translated from the coding sequence ATGAAACAAAGTTCTTCAAAATTGGCATCAAGGAGCAATGGCTACCAGTCAGATGACGATACAGTGCGATACAAGCTGAATACAGAGTTCTTCAACAATACTAACAAAGTTGCAATAAAACCGAACAAGAAACAAGAAAATGTAGAACCTGATGATGGTATTCGGTACATGTTTCCAaaagttttagtaaaaaatCTAGCAATTGATAAGAAGCCCAAACAGAAAATTAAAGTTAACTTTTGGAGCAGCAAACAATCTCTCAACCGCATGCGCAAAGCAGatgcaaaaaaagaattaaatcCCAGGCACACAGTAGCCGCGCCATCCCATGAAAGGTTAAATGATAAACCGAAGAACTCTGCTGTGAAGGTACGCAAACGGGTATCATTTCTGCCTTCCCCGTTGTTCTCTGACAACCATGTACCAATGGTGACTGTACCTGATGACTTGACTATTCATCTTAATGAAGAAGAGGCAAATGATCTTGGCGAGGACTTAAACCAAGCAATTACTGAGCAGGACGCTGCAACGAAAAGCAAATCAAGTGATATGTCCAAAAGGAAATCTCACTCATTACCAACTCAAACGAGTCCCAAAGGCACAAAACGCAAGCACAGCAGTGACGACTCCGATGGCAGGTCCCATGGAAATGAAAATGACCTAGAATTCTTCTCCAAGTATGTGGTACAAAAGTTAAGGAAAATGGAAACCAACCAACGGATTTACTCAGAAAACTTAATTAATACTGTTCTCATGTTGGGACAACTCTGCAAGTTGaatggtaaatataaaatattagaaCAGTAA